A genomic window from Pocillopora verrucosa isolate sample1 chromosome 7, ASM3666991v2, whole genome shotgun sequence includes:
- the LOC131792956 gene encoding 2-acylglycerol O-acyltransferase 2 — MVEWAPLRIPIKRRIQTLVVMIQVYMFLFGHIFGTVLLVVLLFIPYTTFVAVVYVGWAFILNVRTPSRGGRTIKVARRWKMWKYFCEYFPIRLVKTADLDPERNYIFGYHPHGIIGLGALGNFCGEATGFSVNFPGIHPHLLTLSVNFRFPFSRDYCMAFGVCSVDKDSIEYILQKMGPGHSVAIVVGGAAESLEARPGNFTLTLKHRKGFVKLALRSGASLVPVFSFGENNLYDQVSNPPGSALRQWQTKMKDLMGFAPPLFHGRGVFQYTFGLLPHRQPIHTVFGAPIKVKKTQTPSPEEIDKIHQQYITALEELFEKHKKNYGICENKHLQIC, encoded by the exons ATGGTCGAGTGGGCCCCGTTGAGGATTCCGATAAAAAGACGAATCCAGACTCTGGTGGTGATGATTCAAGTGTACATGTTTCTATTTGGTCATATATTTGGGACCGTTTTACTTGTGGTTCTTCTATTTATTCCTTATACCacttttgttgctgttgtttacGTTGGTTGGGCATTCATCTTAAATGTTCGGACCCCAAGTCGCGGAGGACGCACAATAAAAGTTGCTCGAAGGTGGAAAATGTGGAAATATTTCTGCGAATACTTCCCCATCAGGTTGGTTAAAACTGCGGATCTAGACCCCGAAAGAAACTACATATTTGGTTATCACCCTCACGGAATTATTGGTCTCGGTGCACTTGGTAATTTCTGCGGAGAAGCAACAGGCTTCTCAGTAAATTTTCCAGGGATCCATCCACATCTATTGACGCTCTCGGTGAATTTTAGGTTCCCTTTTAGCAGAGACTATTGCATGGCTTTTGGTGTTTGTTCAGTTGATAAAGACAGTATAGAGTACATTCTGCAAAAGATGGGCCCAGGTCATTCAGTCGCCATTGTAGTAGGAGGTGCAGCGGAATCATTAGAGGCAAGGCCCGGAAACTTTACGCTAACGCTGAAACACAGGAAAGGTTTCGTGAAGCTGGCCTTACGTTCAGG AGCATCTCTAGTGCCTGTATTTTCCTTTGGTGAAAACAACCTCTATGATCAAGTGAGTAACCCCCCTGGATCTGCTTTGCGTCAGTGGCAAACTAAGATGAAAGATCTGATGGGTTTTGCACCTCCACTTTTTCATGGTCGAGGGGTATTTCAGTACACTTTTGGATTACTTCCTCACAGACAACCCATTCACACTGTCT ttggtgcaccaatcaaagtaaaaaaaactcaaactcCTTCACCAGAAGAGATAGATAAAATTCACCAACAGTACATAACAGCATTAGAGGAGCTCtttgaaaaacacaagaaaaactATGGCATCtgtgaaaacaaacatttgcaaatTTGCTGA